The following are from one region of the Paenibacillus sp. KS-LC4 genome:
- a CDS encoding type III PLP-dependent enzyme translates to MMNINHDEVFRLADMHETPFYLYDGDFLESHYRTIREMFDPSISFYLSLKSNNNVYLASLFQSWGTGVEVASVGEIVLANKAGFTTGQMIFSGPGKKKSELEYAVQVGIGCIIAESADELRAIKTIVEYANKEVSVAIRINPDKSMANTAIKMGGAPRQFGIDESMLEEAMCVIQASQSIIFAGIHVYGGTQNLNHDAIVESVRYTVGLAVKIYEQYGYICRMVNLGGGFGIPYFPHEVPLNAAELAARINAIVQDARKTNFKDTVFIIESGRYLLAQSAIYVTRVLYSKLSKGERFIIVDGGMHHHAASTFRGRNIRNNFPLGFISKVSGEASQEEATLEKASIVGPLCTPEDCIGKGINVPVLQAGDIVYVLNSGAYGLSYSPIQFLGHPSPAELLNHRGQCRIIRRRGDSEDLLVNQVFSDQIVNPILGE, encoded by the coding sequence ATGATGAATATTAACCATGATGAGGTTTTCCGTTTGGCTGACATGCACGAGACACCGTTTTATTTGTATGATGGTGATTTTCTCGAATCTCATTACCGCACGATTAGGGAGATGTTTGATCCGTCTATATCGTTCTATCTCTCATTGAAGTCAAACAATAATGTGTACCTGGCCAGTTTGTTCCAAAGCTGGGGAACAGGAGTTGAAGTGGCTTCTGTCGGTGAAATTGTGCTTGCAAATAAGGCGGGTTTTACAACTGGCCAAATGATCTTCTCTGGTCCAGGAAAAAAGAAGAGCGAACTCGAATATGCAGTTCAGGTAGGAATTGGCTGCATTATCGCAGAGTCGGCAGACGAGCTGCGGGCCATTAAAACGATTGTGGAGTATGCCAATAAGGAAGTCTCCGTCGCAATTCGTATTAATCCGGACAAAAGTATGGCGAACACCGCCATTAAGATGGGCGGCGCTCCTAGGCAATTCGGGATAGACGAATCTATGCTTGAAGAGGCGATGTGTGTCATTCAGGCGAGTCAGTCAATTATTTTCGCTGGCATCCATGTTTATGGGGGGACCCAAAATTTAAATCATGATGCGATTGTCGAGTCAGTTCGATATACCGTCGGTTTGGCTGTGAAAATATATGAGCAGTACGGCTACATATGTAGAATGGTGAATCTTGGCGGGGGCTTTGGTATTCCGTATTTTCCTCATGAAGTACCTTTGAATGCTGCTGAGCTGGCGGCTCGCATTAATGCGATTGTTCAGGATGCTAGAAAAACTAATTTTAAAGATACCGTATTTATTATTGAGAGTGGACGATATTTGCTGGCGCAATCGGCTATTTATGTAACCCGCGTACTATACAGCAAGCTGTCCAAGGGAGAACGATTCATCATTGTTGACGGGGGGATGCATCATCATGCGGCCTCAACGTTTCGAGGAAGAAATATTCGTAATAATTTTCCGCTCGGCTTTATAAGCAAGGTGAGCGGCGAGGCGAGCCAGGAAGAAGCTACACTTGAAAAAGCCTCCATTGTAGGTCCGTTGTGTACGCCTGAAGATTGTATCGGGAAAGGCATAAATGTTCCCGTATTGCAGGCAGGGGATATCGTATACGTCTTAAATTCGGGTGCTTACGGTCTCAGCTACAGTCCGATTCAGTTTCTAGGACATCCTAGTCCGGCAGAACTGCTGAACCATCGCGGACAATGC
- a CDS encoding ATP-grasp domain-containing protein, giving the protein MIVVHPLKFYYSQGERMLWYMNIEDEQRWNTSDYFPNVQDIQARAIVTQQEHQLIFLADSRDTVFFRRKPDSSFLEYCRAILGSLPSIISCESVSQVPNLASYTLVPFVMTDEIRQLQYQCPGLKVIGPDYELCKKINNKFETRRLMEQHGINVTEGDFCSSTAELIDSYDRLISIGYSKCVLKVPHGSSGKGLKIVDNSTSFQQLAKYIGNRHKNFEILLEGWHPHKISLTAQLLINEREVQLLAITEQVIDSYGVYKGTNFTPFLTEEEASTYSEAVLQVGRILQQCGYAGVAGVDSIIGQNGVIYPVIEINARLTQVSYIFPFVQSRMSIGNRVQSKILVFNSALNLSFDQFLHRIQDIAEQNNGDIVVYNFCKSPGTRKYLYKIFILLMVNENDELNFDNTMQAIDKLQSELSKSQELERESV; this is encoded by the coding sequence ATGATTGTGGTGCACCCTTTGAAGTTCTACTACTCTCAGGGGGAACGTATGCTTTGGTACATGAACATCGAAGATGAGCAGCGTTGGAACACAAGCGATTATTTTCCCAATGTCCAGGATATACAGGCGCGAGCTATAGTAACACAGCAAGAGCATCAGCTCATTTTTTTAGCTGATTCGCGCGATACTGTATTTTTTCGTAGAAAACCAGATTCGTCGTTTTTGGAATATTGCAGAGCTATTCTCGGCAGTCTTCCTTCCATTATATCTTGCGAATCAGTATCACAAGTACCTAATCTAGCCAGCTATACGCTGGTGCCGTTTGTTATGACGGATGAGATTCGGCAGCTGCAATATCAATGTCCCGGCTTGAAAGTAATTGGGCCGGATTATGAGCTATGCAAAAAAATAAATAACAAGTTTGAAACGAGAAGATTGATGGAACAGCACGGAATTAATGTCACAGAAGGAGATTTTTGCAGCAGCACAGCTGAATTAATCGACAGCTACGACCGACTTATAAGCATTGGCTATTCGAAATGCGTGCTTAAAGTTCCCCATGGCTCATCTGGTAAAGGGCTCAAGATAGTCGATAATTCCACAAGTTTTCAACAATTGGCGAAATATATCGGCAATAGGCATAAAAACTTCGAAATTCTTTTGGAAGGATGGCATCCGCATAAAATCAGCTTAACTGCACAATTGCTTATTAACGAGCGTGAAGTACAGTTGCTAGCGATTACAGAACAGGTCATTGATAGTTACGGAGTCTATAAGGGAACTAATTTCACTCCCTTCCTTACGGAGGAGGAAGCTTCGACTTATAGCGAAGCGGTGCTGCAAGTCGGACGGATTTTGCAGCAGTGCGGATATGCTGGCGTTGCGGGGGTCGATTCCATTATTGGACAGAACGGTGTTATTTATCCCGTGATTGAAATTAATGCGAGATTGACTCAAGTTTCCTATATATTTCCCTTTGTTCAGAGTCGGATGAGTATTGGAAATCGCGTCCAGAGCAAAATTCTTGTATTTAATTCTGCACTTAATCTGTCGTTTGACCAATTTTTGCATCGTATACAAGATATCGCCGAACAAAATAACGGTGACATTGTCGTATATAATTTTTGTAAATCGCCGGGTACTCGCAAATATCTATATAAAATATTCATACTTCTAATGGTTAACGAAAATGACGAATTGAACTTCGATAACACGATGCAAGCGATAGACAAGCTGCAGAGTGAGTTATCCAAAAGCCAAGAGCTTGAGCGAGAGTCAGTATGA
- a CDS encoding acyl carrier protein: MSMSMQQEERYSTILSCVKQVLELNEEPGYDTDLSMLGLDSITTVNLIVALENEFDIIFENDDLVVDYFSTITQIDAIIAEKKGGR, translated from the coding sequence ATGTCAATGTCAATGCAGCAGGAAGAACGCTATTCGACAATTTTGTCATGTGTCAAACAAGTGTTGGAGCTTAATGAAGAGCCTGGATATGATACGGATCTCAGCATGCTAGGATTGGATTCAATTACTACCGTCAATTTAATTGTGGCATTGGAGAACGAGTTTGACATCATCTTCGAGAATGATGATTTGGTTGTCGATTACTTTTCAACCATCACCCAAATCGACGCCATCATCGCTGAGAAAAAAGGAGGGAGATGA
- a CDS encoding BtrH N-terminal domain-containing protein has protein sequence MEQRNLHITRSDEKFYDCRKSQILAYLHCHQVRIVPLFYNSYQSTEEVFKQIIIEGKSRWKYIEPSLSDKDLIRLGVIPRRRQFNCFTEAAMYLSNRLQRGKGEPVFLWGDEFYLPYRQKAFQNIHSTHSLMCTQYDERFSSFYVQDWDGLYGYLEAKHIQDAFDSLPHSMRTVLELDFNAEHCAEDTETLRLFVEWLKRFEDNGILYESVLNDGTAYSKRQWEAVDQCFGLIGASRYVFGQFLSYTKYREDEIDRIVECHLLAKQIVTIIRRFVLVGRMDWDDFKRKLNRLAWLEQDTILKLKQHYL, from the coding sequence ATGGAACAACGAAACTTGCACATTACACGTTCCGATGAGAAGTTTTACGACTGCAGAAAATCTCAAATTCTTGCTTATCTACACTGTCATCAGGTCAGAATTGTACCTTTATTCTATAACTCATATCAAAGCACGGAAGAGGTTTTCAAGCAGATTATCATCGAAGGCAAGAGTAGATGGAAATATATCGAACCATCATTGTCCGATAAGGATTTGATTCGACTAGGGGTTATTCCCCGGCGCCGACAGTTCAACTGCTTTACCGAAGCTGCCATGTACTTAAGCAATCGGCTGCAGCGGGGAAAGGGTGAACCCGTCTTCCTTTGGGGCGACGAGTTCTATCTCCCTTACCGCCAGAAAGCCTTCCAAAACATCCACTCCACTCATTCCCTGATGTGTACGCAGTATGACGAGCGATTCTCTTCGTTCTATGTTCAGGACTGGGATGGCCTCTATGGATATCTCGAGGCGAAGCATATTCAAGACGCATTTGACAGTTTGCCTCATTCGATGAGGACTGTGCTAGAGCTTGACTTCAATGCAGAGCATTGCGCTGAGGATACGGAGACGCTGCGTTTGTTCGTAGAATGGTTAAAGCGGTTTGAGGACAATGGAATTTTATATGAATCCGTACTGAACGACGGAACGGCTTATAGCAAGCGACAATGGGAGGCTGTAGACCAATGCTTCGGATTAATAGGAGCTTCCCGGTATGTATTTGGCCAGTTTCTTTCATACACCAAGTATCGCGAAGATGAAATCGACCGAATTGTGGAGTGTCACCTCCTAGCCAAGCAAATCGTAACGATCATCCGACGCTTCGTGCTTGTCGGCAGAATGGACTGGGATGATTTTAAGCGTAAACTTAACAGGCTAGCTTGGTTGGAACAAGACACAATTCTCAAGTTGAAGCAGCATTATTTGTAG
- a CDS encoding gamma-glutamylcyclotransferase has product MPRLFVYGTLRKGGNNHHYMNGALLLSLHTVVKGTLVDSGKGFPGMLLEDGMVFGELYDVSEETLARIDKLEEYFGPDVSTNLYNRVEVDVRTEQATMSAWTYIYNCEDYFHPRFSDWMQYNERRERFS; this is encoded by the coding sequence ATGCCAAGATTGTTTGTGTACGGAACATTACGCAAAGGGGGGAACAATCACCATTATATGAATGGAGCGTTGCTTCTCTCACTTCATACAGTAGTCAAAGGAACTCTCGTGGACAGTGGAAAAGGTTTTCCAGGTATGCTGCTGGAAGATGGGATGGTTTTTGGAGAGTTATATGACGTTTCTGAAGAAACGCTCGCTAGAATTGATAAACTCGAGGAGTACTTCGGGCCGGATGTTAGCACAAATCTGTATAACCGTGTTGAGGTGGATGTTCGTACGGAACAAGCTACAATGAGCGCATGGACCTATATCTATAACTGCGAGGATTATTTCCATCCAAGATTTTCTGATTGGATGCAATACAATGAACGCAGAGAACGGTTTTCCTAA
- a CDS encoding SDR family oxidoreductase, with protein MNVFVTGANRGFGLSLTIFFLQKGHCVVASVRGLSQSDELRKLKADFNDSLIIVQMDASDPLSVKEACRLIKETLPFIDILINNAAREGMRCKKIQDVDIHDLETTIKTNLLGPVSVVQGIVPLMEDSAYKIIINISSEAGSLSDIPLKYYGYCMSKAALNMFSRLLARELKPRNFKVLAIHPGWMRTDMGGEEAPLHPLEASNQLFNLIQSLDEADFDDNFVDISGMKMKY; from the coding sequence ATGAATGTATTTGTCACAGGCGCCAATCGTGGCTTTGGGCTTAGCCTAACAATATTTTTTTTGCAGAAGGGACATTGTGTTGTCGCAAGTGTACGCGGTTTATCGCAATCCGATGAATTACGCAAGCTCAAAGCAGACTTTAATGATTCGTTAATCATTGTACAAATGGATGCGAGCGATCCGTTGTCGGTAAAAGAGGCTTGCCGCTTAATTAAGGAGACGCTGCCATTCATTGATATCTTAATTAATAATGCGGCCCGGGAAGGAATGCGCTGCAAGAAAATACAGGACGTTGACATCCATGATTTGGAAACAACGATCAAAACGAATCTGCTTGGCCCAGTGTCAGTCGTACAGGGAATAGTGCCTCTTATGGAAGACAGCGCCTATAAAATAATTATTAATATTAGCTCGGAAGCCGGAAGCCTATCGGACATTCCGTTAAAGTATTACGGATATTGCATGTCAAAAGCAGCGCTCAATATGTTCAGCAGATTGCTTGCAAGAGAGCTTAAGCCACGTAACTTCAAAGTGCTTGCTATTCATCCGGGGTGGATGAGAACGGATATGGGAGGTGAAGAAGCACCTTTACACCCGCTAGAGGCTTCTAACCAATTATTCAATCTTATACAATCGCTGGACGAAGCTGATTTTGATGATAATTTTGTCGACATTTCAGGCATGAAGATGAAGTACTAG
- a CDS encoding zinc-binding alcohol dehydrogenase — protein sequence MKVLTYYGPRSLKVESIESIALKDYQCRIQSLYSGISHGTEMGAYRGTAPYFTRDLDPETRLFYDIEERNRLRYPIRSCDDEAWFMGYSNVGTIIDLGSKVEGFKVGDLVFSHGPHQSIVNKNYKKIFKVPDNIPPEHCVFYTNLVTAYNAILDTRIKVGDTVVVSGLGVVGQLISQLVKRSGASLVIGIDLHDHRLRIAKENGIDVCINPRSISNAAGEIRRLTNNRGADAVIEVSGNPAALNEAIRMAAPDTTVTAVGWYQGGNSILNLGEEFHQNRIAIRASQTLGTDPSIRHMYDDKRKSEIGKQLLSELKLHNLITHRIPFEDAPSAYEMIDRNSENILQVLLTYG from the coding sequence ATGAAAGTACTAACCTATTATGGACCACGATCGTTAAAAGTAGAGTCAATTGAGAGCATTGCTCTGAAAGATTATCAGTGTCGTATTCAAAGCTTATATTCCGGAATCAGCCACGGGACCGAAATGGGGGCGTACCGTGGGACGGCACCGTACTTTACGAGAGATTTAGACCCTGAAACCCGATTATTTTACGATATCGAAGAGCGTAATCGCCTTCGATACCCCATTCGAAGCTGCGATGACGAAGCTTGGTTTATGGGGTATTCCAATGTTGGTACTATTATTGATTTAGGCTCAAAAGTGGAAGGTTTTAAAGTCGGCGATCTTGTTTTTTCACATGGCCCTCATCAGTCGATTGTCAACAAAAATTACAAAAAGATATTTAAAGTGCCGGATAACATACCGCCTGAACATTGCGTATTTTACACCAACTTGGTTACGGCATATAATGCGATTCTTGATACTAGAATTAAGGTCGGCGATACAGTTGTAGTATCCGGTTTGGGCGTTGTGGGCCAACTCATCTCACAGCTTGTGAAGCGCTCGGGTGCCTCGCTTGTTATCGGGATCGATTTGCACGATCACAGGTTGCGTATCGCCAAGGAGAATGGAATTGACGTATGTATTAATCCTCGCTCGATATCCAACGCTGCGGGGGAAATCAGAAGGCTTACGAATAACCGAGGGGCCGATGCTGTAATTGAGGTTTCAGGAAACCCTGCCGCTTTAAACGAAGCAATCCGAATGGCGGCGCCAGATACTACGGTTACTGCCGTAGGCTGGTATCAGGGTGGGAACAGCATCCTCAATCTAGGTGAAGAGTTCCATCAGAACAGAATTGCGATTCGTGCTTCACAGACGCTCGGCACGGACCCTTCAATTCGACATATGTACGACGATAAAAGAAAAAGTGAGATAGGGAAGCAATTGCTCTCAGAGCTGAAACTGCATAACCTGATAACGCATCGGATTCCGTTCGAGGATGCCCCTTCCGCTTATGAAATGATCGACCGTAATTCTGAAAATATTCTACAGGTTCTATTAACTTACGGATGA
- a CDS encoding PIG-L family deacetylase: protein MSWLNADKFIFVSPHYDDVVLSCAATIMKLLDRKYACTVNTVYGGGPADSYVPSQVAIDYVVEDLGLTCESVSIGHCLELLSIRRAEDARAMERIGISCVKTMDIPDAIYRESEGSCFYATEDELFGAPHVEDEANVCAEFLKYVQTTDQNYAYRWVFPAISNHVDHRILIKVGKQLAAAGYCVLFYAEVPYWKEDQPFSERDWIRINIHVKELAQLKAMAIMEYRSQLLGLFNVNETDEIQNSMLNDGIEVFWVRKTDTELIRLFHSL, encoded by the coding sequence ATGAGCTGGTTGAACGCCGATAAGTTCATATTTGTTTCTCCTCATTATGATGATGTGGTACTGTCTTGTGCAGCAACTATTATGAAGCTGCTAGATAGAAAGTATGCATGCACAGTGAATACCGTTTATGGTGGGGGACCTGCGGATAGCTATGTTCCTAGTCAGGTCGCAATTGATTATGTTGTTGAGGATTTGGGACTGACATGCGAGTCGGTATCCATAGGACATTGTTTGGAGCTACTTTCTATACGCAGGGCGGAAGACGCACGTGCTATGGAGAGGATTGGAATAAGCTGCGTTAAGACAATGGATATTCCGGATGCGATATACCGCGAAAGTGAAGGCTCTTGCTTTTACGCAACAGAGGACGAGCTTTTTGGGGCGCCGCATGTTGAGGATGAAGCCAATGTGTGTGCTGAATTTTTAAAATATGTTCAAACCACCGACCAGAATTATGCTTATAGATGGGTGTTTCCGGCAATCTCGAATCATGTCGATCATCGCATACTGATTAAGGTGGGGAAGCAGTTAGCGGCTGCTGGGTATTGTGTTCTATTTTATGCTGAGGTTCCTTATTGGAAAGAGGATCAACCATTTTCGGAGCGCGATTGGATTCGGATCAATATTCACGTGAAGGAACTGGCTCAGCTAAAGGCTATGGCTATTATGGAGTATAGGTCTCAATTATTGGGATTGTTTAACGTGAATGAAACGGATGAAATTCAAAACAGTATGTTGAACGACGGAATTGAGGTTTTTTGGGTAAGAAAAACGGATACCGAACTAATTCGTTTATTTCATTCGTTGTAA
- a CDS encoding 2-deoxy-scyllo-inosose synthase produces MINKKIRFGERQFDYIFGENILLSLSQYIDKSEYGNFFIIADKGVPNDIIARAVDAFGVIAPTHTIRVADGEQHKSLDAVNQAAEEIIGLGADRRSAIVAVGGGLTGNIAGVLAGLLFRGIALIHYPTTFLAASDSVLSIKQAVNLKGGKNLVGFYYTPRLVLADTAVLSRAPQRHIRAGMCELIKNLLVGGMNEIVQLLRPDNKYTPEEIERFIEYCIEAKMTLLCEDVFEKKRGLIFEYGHTIGHALELAEKGRLLHGEAIAAGMIYAAKIANRMELLSQRDVELHYELLQKIGVLQDIEPAVNADAILHYQLNDNKRGYLSMGRDQLGMVLLKGAGVPWMKNDSLITAVNQSLIYEVLCEGIGYELVERR; encoded by the coding sequence ATGATAAATAAAAAAATTAGATTTGGAGAAAGGCAGTTTGACTATATATTCGGCGAAAACATATTGCTCTCTCTTAGTCAATATATCGATAAGAGCGAGTACGGGAATTTCTTCATTATAGCGGATAAAGGTGTACCTAACGATATCATTGCTAGAGCGGTTGATGCATTTGGGGTGATTGCGCCGACGCATACTATCCGAGTGGCAGATGGAGAGCAGCATAAGTCGTTAGATGCCGTTAATCAGGCGGCAGAGGAAATCATTGGCCTGGGAGCTGACCGCAGAAGCGCGATTGTTGCGGTAGGGGGCGGGCTTACTGGCAATATAGCAGGTGTGTTGGCAGGCCTCTTATTTCGCGGTATTGCATTAATTCATTATCCGACGACCTTTCTTGCGGCCTCAGATTCGGTGCTTTCCATCAAACAAGCCGTTAACCTGAAAGGTGGAAAAAATCTAGTAGGGTTTTATTATACGCCTCGTTTAGTTTTGGCAGATACGGCTGTTTTGTCTCGGGCCCCACAGCGTCACATCAGGGCTGGAATGTGTGAATTAATAAAAAATTTGTTGGTTGGCGGTATGAATGAAATTGTTCAGCTCTTGCGACCAGACAACAAGTATACTCCTGAAGAAATCGAACGTTTTATTGAATATTGCATCGAAGCGAAAATGACACTCTTGTGCGAGGATGTCTTCGAAAAGAAACGCGGGCTCATTTTTGAGTATGGTCATACGATCGGTCATGCACTGGAACTGGCAGAAAAGGGGAGACTGCTGCATGGGGAAGCAATTGCTGCAGGGATGATCTATGCGGCCAAAATTGCGAACCGAATGGAGTTGCTCTCTCAGCGAGACGTAGAGCTGCATTACGAATTGCTGCAAAAAATTGGCGTGCTGCAGGACATTGAACCAGCGGTTAACGCTGATGCGATCCTGCACTACCAGTTGAATGACAACAAACGAGGATACCTGAGTATGGGCCGAGATCAACTGGGAATGGTGCTGCTGAAAGGTGCTGGTGTTCCATGGATGAAAAACGATTCTCTGATCACGGCTGTTAATCAATCGTTGATATACGAAGTTTTGTGTGAGGGAATCGGTTATGAGCTGGTTGAACGCCGATAA
- a CDS encoding aminotransferase class III-fold pyridoxal phosphate-dependent enzyme, with protein MNADSKVEMNAEVLLGVIGTYIDSPVDHKQESRLLFAKGKGSFLYDYNGKDYIDLVNGKGSIVLGHNDQAVTSAIHTFLEQNGEIVTGPSLPIIELAKRIKTDLALPDSKVSFFTTGTAACRAAVCAARAATGKKIIVSAGYHGWDPMWRSSGEWLTANDEGVVEFYFVPQLLDEVLTKYKGQVALVIFSPDYTYLSAATITKLIEICRMHQVLICCDDVKQGYRHRQGASLELVTDQKADLYIFSKGLSNGQRLSCIVGPDGIMEQTKEYTYTAYYQMLPIVSSLATLEQMELKSGYEKLNVYSQSLIGILRELIGQSLLPIEVNGGPLFQFVFGDEKLEQDFYRESVEQGILLFEGDNQSISLSMDEHVQQIIAGRFANVIDRLTDKHSHLQHVKVSAEQTFQAAWNMIDGASDILPYAEQLKILTKITGE; from the coding sequence ATGAATGCTGATAGTAAAGTTGAGATGAACGCCGAGGTGCTTCTGGGAGTGATCGGTACGTATATCGACTCACCGGTAGATCATAAACAGGAGTCCAGACTTCTGTTTGCCAAGGGCAAGGGTTCATTTTTATATGATTATAACGGGAAAGATTATATTGATTTGGTCAATGGCAAAGGCTCCATCGTTCTTGGTCATAACGATCAAGCTGTTACCTCGGCCATTCATACGTTTCTAGAGCAGAATGGCGAAATCGTGACGGGACCTTCGTTGCCGATTATCGAGTTGGCGAAAAGAATAAAGACCGATCTTGCTTTACCAGATTCAAAGGTATCATTTTTTACAACGGGTACTGCGGCTTGCAGGGCGGCAGTATGCGCAGCACGAGCAGCGACGGGTAAAAAAATCATTGTGAGCGCAGGTTATCACGGTTGGGATCCCATGTGGCGGTCGAGTGGAGAATGGCTGACAGCCAACGATGAAGGTGTCGTGGAGTTCTATTTTGTTCCCCAACTGCTTGATGAAGTGCTGACGAAATATAAGGGACAGGTTGCCCTGGTTATTTTCTCGCCTGATTATACCTACTTATCTGCTGCAACGATAACAAAGCTGATCGAGATTTGCAGGATGCATCAAGTACTCATATGTTGCGATGATGTGAAGCAAGGATACAGACATCGCCAAGGCGCTTCGCTAGAGCTTGTTACGGATCAAAAGGCTGATCTTTATATTTTTTCTAAAGGCTTGTCTAACGGTCAGCGGCTATCGTGCATAGTCGGGCCTGATGGCATCATGGAGCAAACGAAGGAGTACACATACACTGCTTACTACCAAATGTTGCCGATTGTTTCCTCCCTCGCGACACTGGAGCAGATGGAGCTAAAATCAGGTTACGAGAAATTAAATGTCTACAGCCAAAGCCTGATTGGTATTTTACGTGAGCTGATCGGACAGTCCTTGCTCCCGATTGAGGTAAACGGTGGACCCTTATTCCAGTTTGTGTTCGGGGATGAAAAGCTGGAGCAGGATTTTTATCGGGAATCCGTTGAGCAAGGCATTCTACTGTTCGAAGGAGATAATCAATCAATTTCTTTAAGTATGGACGAGCATGTTCAGCAGATAATTGCGGGACGATTCGCCAATGTGATCGATCGTCTAACGGACAAGCATTCCCACTTACAGCATGTAAAAGTGTCCGCAGAGCAAACGTTTCAAGCGGCATGGAATATGATTGACGGCGCATCGGATATTTTACCGTATGCAGAACAACTAAAGATACTTACTAAGATAACAGGTGAATGA
- a CDS encoding glycosyltransferase family 4 protein, producing the protein MKILRITPHYYFEAHNWPSRFDPMGGMQVQITNLSEWLAKKGIEQDVLTTGMPGVPRIVNSLENLTVHSVRTMTLPVKSKYTGTLFLDQSWFLGALKWIIKNGRNRKYDAIHVHASGVVWPLLAASFAQKYLNKPLFLSIHCSRNFTYHPMNSWDKWIHSRVKSYELKAMQQSDKVILLTKKRMDSYEKVLQNNSNLLEVGDCIAPHHLQHPIDCPNCRLLREGLGSYRNVVFLGRIAHEKGWHAFLNVAKELASRLDNLRFIVCGDGPQRKQMEEEIAKCGLQHQFRITGFISNKTVSCYLQQAHVMVLPSQHEEFGGSLLEATVAGVPIIATCNGGPADIFVNGKTGILKDPKDIAGMAEEAYRILSDPMAGNELLRNASREVVPRFLPDRVYANYVELYGKYNQK; encoded by the coding sequence GTGAAAATCTTGCGAATAACCCCGCACTACTATTTCGAGGCTCATAATTGGCCCAGCCGATTCGATCCAATGGGCGGCATGCAGGTTCAAATAACGAATTTATCGGAATGGCTGGCCAAGAAAGGTATTGAACAAGATGTGTTAACTACAGGGATGCCTGGTGTGCCCCGAATAGTAAATTCACTGGAGAATCTAACTGTTCATTCTGTCCGGACGATGACTTTGCCTGTGAAGTCGAAGTATACAGGTACGCTGTTTCTTGATCAAAGCTGGTTTCTAGGTGCACTTAAATGGATCATTAAAAATGGCAGGAATAGGAAGTATGATGCGATACATGTTCATGCAAGCGGAGTTGTGTGGCCATTATTGGCTGCATCTTTTGCTCAAAAATATTTGAATAAGCCGCTGTTTTTATCGATCCATTGCAGTCGGAATTTTACTTATCATCCGATGAACAGCTGGGATAAATGGATTCATAGTCGAGTTAAGTCATACGAGCTAAAAGCAATGCAACAGAGCGATAAAGTTATTCTTCTAACGAAAAAACGCATGGATAGCTATGAAAAGGTTCTACAAAACAACTCGAATTTATTGGAAGTTGGCGATTGTATCGCTCCGCATCATTTACAGCATCCAATTGATTGCCCGAATTGCAGGCTACTTAGAGAAGGGCTGGGCAGTTATCGAAACGTCGTTTTTCTCGGAAGAATTGCCCACGAAAAAGGCTGGCATGCGTTTCTAAATGTTGCCAAGGAGTTGGCCAGCAGGCTTGATAACCTTCGATTTATAGTTTGCGGCGATGGGCCTCAACGGAAGCAAATGGAGGAGGAAATCGCTAAATGCGGATTACAGCATCAATTTCGAATTACTGGATTTATTTCCAATAAAACGGTTTCCTGTTACTTGCAGCAAGCTCATGTAATGGTGTTACCGTCTCAGCATGAAGAGTTTGGCGGCAGCCTGTTGGAGGCAACAGTTGCTGGCGTACCCATTATTGCAACTTGCAACGGAGGACCTGCCGATATTTTTGTTAATGGAAAAACTGGCATTTTAAAAGATCCAAAGGACATTGCCGGCATGGCCGAAGAAGCGTACCGAATTTTGAGCGATCCTATGGCTGGAAATGAACTGCTGCGCAATGCGAGTCGTGAGGTGGTCCCTCGATTTCTTCCAGATCGCGTCTATGCGAATTATGTGGAACTATATGGGAAATACAATCAGAAATGA